The genome window AAAAGCTAATTTTATATCTTTCTCGTAAATATTTTTTTGGTTATCTGAATAAATTGTTAATTGAATTCCATCATCAGGAAAATCTAAACCGTAAATCGACATGTTATACTGAGGAAATATATAACATCCATCAACAAAATACGGATTTTCTTTGAATAAAAATTGCTTTGATTCATTCATTAAATCAATTTTTTGATTATTCAAGAAAATAACATCTGGATTGTTCACAGAAATACTTACTAAAACATCATCTACAAAATGAAATATATATTCATCTTGATATAGAAAAAATTCTTTTCCATTGACATTTTTCTTATCCAATTCACCTATGATATTTTTTAAATCTGAAGATGTCATAGATAGCTTTACTTCGTTTATCCCGATTTTGGGTAATATTTTTAACTCTCTTCTCATACCTTCTACCTCATCTGCAATATTTTCTTGTTAATCTTTTTGTTCTGCATTGGTTATATATCCATTGTCTCCTGCGTATTCCAACATTTCTCTTATTCCATCATTAAATTGAGAACCAAATTTTCTTTGTACGTCTCGTATGTCAATTTCCATCGCTTTTCCGAATTTCCCACTATCAATCAATTCCTTTTGGTATGCTCTCCATTGTTTCCCTTTGTTATAACTTCCCCAACTAGCTGTATCAAGATGATCGGGAGTAGGCATCCAAATTGCTGGTCCTTTCGCATAACTTACTGGAGAAACTGAGTTTGCAGGCATATGATGTACCTGACCTCCTATGTTCGTTGCTCTAACACTAGCATAGGAACCGCCTTGTTTTAAACCAAAAATATCAATATAAATATTAGGGTCACTGACATATCCATAGAGCGTAGGATTCCCACCCGCAAGCCCAATAGGGTCTGGCTGCGTATACATACCCATACTAGGGTCGTAATAGCGGAAGCGATTATAATACAAACCACTGCTCAAATCGTGGTACTGCCCTTGATACCTAAACGGAATGAAATCCTGCTCACCAGTGAACTCCACCATTCGTCCATAAATATCAAGCTCAGCTGACCAAACCTTTTTACCTTCTTCATCATAGGCTTTTACAGGCGTTCCAAGATAATCACTAATAATACTGTAATTACCTTCATTCGTAATTTTAGCTGAAGGAATGAATCCATTGTTAAATACCCATGTGACTAGATTATCTGGTATTTCTGAGTCGTTCTGTGATGAATACTCATCTATATTTTCAAATATATCTGAATTATTATACAAGAAATACTCATGTAGGATAGTATTCCCATCCCATACGAATTTCATTGTATTTTCGTCAGAACTTTTCTTTATTCGTCTACCTAGCGAGTCATACTTAAAAGTAACTTCTGTGTTGTCTGGTTTGATGACCTTCGACATCATACCATTGCCATAGTATTCGTACTTCCACGTATCACCGTTCTTCTCAACCTTCTGAACAAGATTACCTTCTTCATCATAAGAGAATGTTGCCTCTCTCGTTTCAAGCAATCTACTTCCAGCACCATAAACACGATCTGTCTTTTCTTTAGTTTCATACAAATTCCCTACATCGTCTACACTACGGTGTAAGAAGTCAAATTGATCGCCTTGATTGGAACAAACGAGGTTACTAAATTCATCATAACCATAAGTAACTTTTACACCTGTTAACTCGTTAACCATGCTTCGTAAGCGACGATTGACATCCCAATTATACACGCGTCTTCGTGTGTCACGATTTTGACTACTTATGCTGTGATGTGTCGGTCTACCCGTTGCATCATACTGCCATTTGCTAATGACATCCCCTGGTAAGATTCTCTCAATCTCTTGACCAAGTTCATTGTACTGCATGGATGCTGTCCATTGTTCTTGCTCTGAGCGAGAGGCTGTGATTTGTGACACATTTCCCATTTCATTTCGAGCGACATCGATTTTTGCACCTAAGCTACTCGTAATCTGTGAACGGTTGCCTAATTCGTCATAACTGCTTGAAATCCAATGGTCATTTTGCCATTCCTTGATCACTTGTCCAGATGGGTCTCGCTCCAGTTTTACTTTCACATGCTCATTTTCAGTCTCAATTAACGAACCATTTTTGTCATAGCCAAACGTTTCCCAGGTGTCATCGTAATAATCAGCTCGAATGATATTCCCTAGACCATCATGTTGATACGCTGTCCAACGATCACCCGGACGTTGAATTCTCTGAACTAAACCAGCCAGACTTCGCTCATACGTTCTTTCAATCTCATCAAAGCCGACTTCCTTAATGATATTGCCTTTCGTATCACGTTCAAACTGATACGCTTCGCCTTTTTCATTGATGACAGCGGTTAACTGCTCTTCTGTATTTATTGGTATTATCAATAGCCTTTTTATGGCAAAATTATATCACTTTAGTATTTAGTTTTTTAGAGTGAGCATAAACAAGAAAAACATATGTAAAAAGGTTTATGCTCCTCTTTAACATATGTTTTTTGAATTTAATATCACTTTATCATCAGAGATCTAATATGGAACTTGTTATTGTAGGACCCTGTTTCTATCTCATGCTATACTAGTTCATCCGTACAGAACTATTTTTATTTTTGAGAATCTTTGATTATCGGAACAACTTGTACAGCTATCGGGTAAAATAATTTTTCATTATAGCTTAGTACCTCTTCAGGCCAATAAAATTTTTGAAGACGTTTGTTATATCCAACTTCTTGAGAATCTACTACTTTCATACCAATATTACAATGACTAGAAATATGTTTTTTCAATAATTTCCCTATTAACTTAGCTGACTCACTTTTACTTGGATTCCAGATAAAACTTGTATGATTGACTTTTTCATCATTTTTTTCGTATACATTATTCTTTTCGTAAAGGTTAAGAATATAAATAAAATCATGCTTATCTTCAATATATGGTCTAGTATTTAATGATCTAATCTTTTTATCAAAATTTTCTTTTGTACCAATTGAAATAGCCATATCCTTATTTAAATAATCATTTTCATTTAACAATTCACCAAATTTTAGACCTTCCTTATGATAATTAATATCTTCAAAAAAGATCAAATCATTTTTTGATAAAAAATCGTTGATAAGATGAACTATAAAACTTCGTTTAGCTATTATATCTAGTTCCATTTTATATAAATCTCCTACAAATTATTTTTTCTTACAAAGTGTACCCGAACTTTTATTATTATGCTCTGGGTGATTATAGGATCTAAACTCCACTGGATCAGCTACATTATGTTTTCCCCGTACATTGTTCAAATCGTCAAGTGCTTGCTGTTCTCTTTTAATAGGTGATCCATCTTTTTTTGTTTTCCCGACATTACCCCACTTTTTATTACCATCAGCATCTCTATAAATTATATCTGGTCGTCTACCTTGTTTATTACCTCCTGGCGTTTCAATAAGCGTTTCCTGTCTTCTTCCTCCACCATTTAGAACTGTACCACCATTTGCCTCGACTTCATCGCCCCAAGCCTTTATCATTTCATTATGTGGTCCTTTACCATCTGTCTTAGGTCCTCGTTTAGCTAATCCAAATGGATCAATCCAAATATTTGGATCATGTACATAACTATAAAGTTTAATGCCACCAGATAAACCAATCGGGTCTGGCTGTGTATACATTCCCTCACTTGGAGAGTAGTATCGGAATCTGTTGAAATATAATCCTGTCTCAACATCTTCATACTGTCCTTGATAACGGAATGGAATAAAGTTTTTCTCACCTGTAAATTCATTCACTCTACCGTAGATATCAAGCTCAGCCGACCAAACTTTATTACCTTCTTCATCATAAGCTTCGACAGGCGTTCCTAGATAATCACTAATGATGCTGTAATTACCTTCATTCGTGATTTTAGCTGAAGGTACGAACCCATCGTTAAATACCCATGTGACTAGATTATCTACTATTTCGGAGTCAGTCTGTAATGAAGATTCAACTAGATTTTCAAATTTCTCTGAATCATTCTGCGTGAAACACTCATGTAGGATAGTATTCCCATCCCAAACGAAACTTGTTGTTTTCTCGTCAGAACACTTCTCTATTCGTCTACCTAGCGGGTCATACTTAAAAGTAACTTCTGTGTTGTCTGGTTTGATGACCTTCGACATCATGCCATTGCCATAGTACTCGTACTTCCACGTATCACCATTCTTCTCAAATTTCTGAATCAGATTACCTTCATCATCATAAGAGAATGTTGCCTCTTTCGTTTCAAGCAATCTGCTGCCTGCACCATAGACACGATCTTTCTTTTCTTTTGTTTCATATAAATTCCCTACATCATCGAAACTTCGGTGTAAGAAGTCAAATTGACCGCCTTGATTGGACCAGACGAGGTTACTGAACTCATCGTAACCATAGGTAACCTTTACACCAGTTAACTCGTTTACAATGCTTCGCAAGCGCTGATTGACGTCCCAATTATATGCGCGTCTTCGTGTATCACCGTTTTGACTACTTATTCTATGGTGTGTTGGTCTACCTGCTACATCATACTGCCACTTGCTAATGACATCTCCTGGTAAGATCCTTTCAATCTCTTGACCAAGTTCATTGTATTGCATTGATGCTGTCCAAAGGGCTTGCTCTGAGCGAGAAGCCGTGATTTGCGACACATTACCCATTTCATTACGAGCGACATCGATTCTTGCACCTAAGCTTCTCGTAATCTATGAATGGTTGCCTAAAACTGATATTAACTTTTTAAATTATAAAAAATAACTATTTTCTGAATTTAGGCGACACCATGTCTCAATGTCTCAAAACTTTAATATCAAAGTTTCGAGCGATTTCGGTAATAAACAAGTAAAAAAACTTAATTCCAACACAAAAACATATGTAAAGAAAGACTTATACGTCTTTTTTACATATGTTTTTTTAATCTTTATTAAATCCATTAAATAACACAAAAGACTTGTAATACTGTTGTTTCTTTATTTTTATATTATTGTTGGTTAAAACTCACTTCTTTATTATATCTTAATATTTACGTTCTTCTTCTTCATCATCTAGTATATGATTAAAAAAGTCAGAAAAATTCTCCCATACATCTGGCTCGGAAATAAAATCTTGCTCCTCTAATTTAGTTATTTCTACAGAATCTAGCCAAATGATTGATGGTTTGTTTTCTGTATCCATAACAATAATACTTTCATCTTGTTCAGCAATAACAACAAACCTACTCGGTAAACCAACGGCCTCTCTAATTCTCAAAGTTTCTCCAATAAGATTTGTTGAATCAGAAAATAAAAAAGAATGTATATTTTTCCCTCCAACATCTCCTCCACTGTAGAAACTAGATACTTCACGAAAATCATTAGGTAGTTTTATTTGAAGATCATATTCGATTTTATCCAAGTAATCATTAGAAATTCCATCAATATCGTATAAAACTCTGTATTTATTTAGCAATTCATTCATATCATTCATTATATTTCCACCTCTTCTAAAAAATTATGATTTACATCGGGTTTTCCAATATTCTCGTGTATCGACATCAAATTTCGGCCTATTTATCGGATAATTAGGATGTGGTTTATTTCTCCCAAATTGACTATGCAATATATCTTGCCCATACTTTCCAACACCATGATAACGAGTACTTGCTTCTACTAATGCTCCTCTCGAATCTTGACCTAGATGATGTAATGTTGCAAAACTACCATCCGATAGTTGTGGTGCTTTTCCGTATTTATTTGCCGCATCCCTATTCGTCATACCAATATACCTTTTATCACCTGCACTTCTAATTTCATCCCAATTAATATCATCTCTTTGATACACATCATATGTTTGTCTAGTTCCCTTTGGTCTTGTTGCAGTCCAAATAACTTTTTTCCAATTTATCAAGCCAAACGGATCCAGCTCCATGAGAGGGTCACTAACATATCCATATAACGTTGGATTATTCCCCGCTAGCCTAATAGGGTCTTGTTGTGTGTAAATCCCCTCACTTGGTGAGTAATATCGGAATCTGTTGTAATATAATCCGATTTCCACGTCTTCATACTGCCCTTGATAACGGAATGGAATGAAATCCTTTTCACCTGCAAACTCTATTACTCGCCCATAAATATCAAGCTCAGCCGACCAAACCTTTTTACCTTCTTCATCATAAGCTTCGACAGGCGTTCCAAGATAATCACTAATAATACTGTAATAACCTTCATCCGTAATTTTAGCAGAAGGTACGAACCCATCGTTAAATACCCATGTGACTAGATTCTCTGGTATTTCAGACTTATTCTCTGAGGAATACTCAACTGGATTTTCTAATTTATCTGAATCATTCTGCAAGAAATACTCATGTAGGATAGTATTCCCATCCCATACGAATCTCATAGTTTTCTCGTTAGAACTCTTCTCTATTCGTCTACCTAGCGAGTCATACTTGAAAGTAACTTCTACCTTGTCTGGTTTTATGACCTTCGACATCATGCCATTGCCATAGTATTCGTACTTCCACGTATCACCATTCTTCTCAACTTTCTGAATCAGATTCCCTTCATCATCATAAGAGAATGTTGCCTCTCTCGTTTCAAGCAATCTACTTCCGGCACCATAGACACGATCGGTCTTTTCTTTCGTTTCATACAAATTCCCGACATCATCAACACTGCGGTGTAAGAAATCAAATTGACCGCCTTGATTGGACCAAACGAGATTACTGAATTCATCGTAGCCATAGGTAACTTTTACACCCGTTAACTCGTTGACCATACTTCGTAATCGATGATTGACGTCCCAATTATACGCGCGTCATCGTGTATCGCGGTTTTGACTACTTATTCGGTGGTGTGTTGGCCTACCCGTAGTATCATACTGCCATTTGCTGATGACATCCCCTGGTAGGATTCTTTCAATTTCTTGACCGAGTTCATTGTACTGCATTGATGCTGTCCAATTTTCTTGCTCTAAACGAGAAGCCGTGATTTGCGACACATTCCCCATCTCATTACGAGCGACATCGATTTTTGCACCTAAGCTACTCGTAATCTGTGAACGGCTGCCTAATTCATCATAACTACTCGTAATCCAATGGTCATTTTGCCACTCCTTGATCACTTGTCCAGATGGGTCTCGCTCCAGTTTTACTTTCACATGCTCATTTTCAGTCTCAATTAAAGAACCATTTTTGTCATAGCCAAACGTTTCCCAGGTATCATCATAATAATCAGCTCGAATGACATTCCCTATACCATCATGTTGATATGCTGTCCAACGATCACCTGGACGTTGAATTCTCTGAACCAATCCCGCCAGACTTCGCTCATATGTTCTTTCAATCTCATCAAAGCCAATCTCCTTGACGATATTACCTTTCGCATCACGTTCAAACTGATACGCTTCGCCTTTTTCATTGATGACAGCGGTTAACTGCTCCTCCGTATCATAGGTGAATTTAACTTTCTTTCCACCTTGTTCTCGAGCCTTCAAGCTGCCAAGAATGGTGTAATCAAAGGCTACTTGCGTATGGTTATCTTTCGCAAAAACAACATCATCATAGGCATCGTACTTTAATTGAACGTCGTTACCATCTGGAAGATTTGCCCATACAAGGCGATTCAAGTTATCATAACGGAATTTCTCTGTGGCCCCTAGAGGATAAATACGCTTATAAGTACGTACAATTACGTTCGAATAACCATGTACATTTTTGCTCACCAATGTATATTACAACTTTACTTGGAGTGGCGAGCATGATAGCCTTGTTCGGCTAGCCAGCCCTTGTAGTAGCTGGGTTTTGGCTGCCGATTCATGCGAGTAGAGGTCTCCATGTCAAGTTGTAATTATTCATACACATGAATAGAGAAGTACATTTTGAGCGAAAGTGTACATGCTTAGACAAGCAAAAATGTACATCTCGATGCGGACATTTATACTAGAGGATTGGTCGTTGTTGTGCAGTTACCACGACGGTCATAAGTCCTTGTCGAACTCGTCCCGTCTGGCAATGTTACTTGACTCAGGTTCAGATCAGCATCATAAGCTAAGCTTTAGTTAGATTTATATCAACATTCTTTTTAAGTTTAGGTCTTTATTACGAAAGATTAAAAGGGCAATAAAATCCTTTTAAATGGATTTATTGCCCTTGTTAAATTTAACTTCAAATCTTTTAATACACTAAAGATCTGTTACAGAATAGATTCCCTATTGTATTTTCTTATCTATGGTAATTCTATTGACGTTACAACCTTTAGCAAAATGTGTTTTATCAGTTTTTTAGAATACTATCTAATCTAATTTTTAATCCATATCTGCCACATTAAAGTTGTATCTTTCATCTTCGCGTGGATCATTAAAACCTTCAAATTCATTTACTTTAACAAGAGAAAACAAAAAACCAAAATTCGCATTAGGATAATCTAATTTATTCTTACGTGCATAGCCCTTTATAGATACCGAATATTTACCAGAAGATACATTATACCCAAATCCAGAATTTAATGTAATTCCATCTAATGTTTGATACGATACTTCATCATTTCCTATAAATTTATTTTTATCGAATTCATAAAATAAACCCATACTAGCAATCCATAATGTATCTTGAACTTCAATATTGAAGTCATGATATACTAATTTTTCCTCCCATTCATCGTCAAATGATTGATTATAGTTATCAAGCTTGATTACATATTTTATAGAGTCTATGGGTAAAAAAGGAATCCATATACCTTCAGTAAGTAAAGTTAAATATCGATTATGATTATCCTGAAAATTCTTTAATAGTTTTTTTGACCTAACTTTTTTTTTTTTAAAAAAATCTTCTAATACGTCTAATGAAAATAAACAAATGCCGTAACTTGAGACAGTTAAAACTCTATCCATAATAATATCTCCTTTTCTTCTATTTACAAGGAATTTTCCCATTTGAATGTAACTCTTTTATTTTATCTAATGCTTCTGCAGGGGTTAAATTTTCGAATAACCTATCATCAGTGTATGGTATTTTCAAATAACCTTTAACGTCAATATCTTTGTATGCTTTAGCAGCTTTGTCAAAAAATTCATCAGCTGTTCCAGTATATTTTGAACCGTGATAAGGTATTCCTTCTTCTATAAGTTCTCTATGCAATTTTTTGTGAAGATCTGCTGTTCCAGCTCCTTTATCTGGATACCATGCAATCGAAGTTTTTTGGCTTAATTCTGTAATACCTAAAGCCCCAGCTATTGATCTCGGCATCAAATGATGACCCATACCTGTTCAGCAACATTTTCAAAATATTCATGAATATGAATTACTCTATGGTAAGCTCCAGGTTGTAAACTATTTCGATCTAAATGTTTCAAAATAACCCCATTATCTGCACTAATATTTCGGGAAAGACATATGAGAAAAAGGTCTTATTAAGGTAAATAAAATTCATTAAAAAGAGTAGCAATAAAACCCTGCTCGGGATTTAAGCTACTCTTTTTATTTGCTATATAAACATTACCAACCTAGAATTTTATCAAAAAGTTGATATCCATATTCTACAACCCATGCTTTATTCTAATTGAGAACATTCATATAACAAATTATTTTTAAAGTCATCCGCAGACACCCTTACAACTTCTGGATTTTCTGGTACTTTAAATACAACCACATACGTTCCATCATCTGACATATTGGGTAATATTTCTTCTAAAAGTGTATTTAAATATATTTTTTGTGGTTTACAGTTTTCCCATTCATCTCCTATACATTTCATAGCGTACTCTTTAAATGGCCAAATAGGCATTGAAAGATTTCCCTCTTCATCTGAAGTTGTAACAAACCCATCATTTAATTTCAAAGACCACGCCTCTTCCCAGTCTGCAATACGTTTTACAGAGTAAATATATCTATCTCTAGCTGATTTTTTTATCATAGCTTTAAACTCTGGACTTGATTCAAATCCTCCACTCATATTAAACTCCTCATTTCTTCTTTTTTATTAAACAAGGTGCTTTCTTACTCGCTCCTTCTTTATTTTTTCTTCCTTTGTCGTCAAGTACATGTTGATTTTTATGATCCTGAATAACTTTAAGATCCGAGTGCATATAATCATAACCTTTGTCTGACTCATATCCATACCAATGAGCTAATTCAAAGCCTATAGGATTACGCACATTTCTAATAACTTTTCCATTTCCTCTTTTCTTCCCTAATCTATTTAATTCTTGTCGCATCCAGCCTCTAACATATCTTGGCTGCTTCGGATCATTGACCAGTGCTTTTAACCTTTGCTGTTTCTTTCCTCGACCAGCAGAAAGACCAAAAGGATCTATCCAAAAATTAGGATCACCAACATAACTATATAACGTCGGATTATCTCCCATAGATCCAATTGGATCTTGCTGAGTATAAATCCCTTCGCTTGGAGCATAGTATCGGAAATTATTGTAGTAAAGCCCTATCTCAATATCCTCATATTGACCTTGATAACGGAAAGGAACGAAATCCTTTTCACCAATAAGTACTTTAACTCGTCCATAAATATCTAATTCACCTGACCAGACTCTACTTCCTTCTGAATCATATGCTTCAACAGGCGTTCCAAGGTGATCTGTGATAATACTAAATTTCCCTTGTTTCGTGAGTTTAGCAGACAGTATGAATGTTTCAGGATCGAATATCCAAGTTACAAGACTTTTAGGAATTCCACCCGAATCATGATTTTCAATGTTAGTAGATGTACTTCTAACATTCAGGTCACTAGCATCGTCAACCC of Lysinibacillus agricola contains these proteins:
- a CDS encoding SMI1/KNR4 family protein, with product MNDMNELLNKYRVLYDIDGISNDYLDKIEYDLQIKLPNDFREVSSFYSGGDVGGKNIHSFLFSDSTNLIGETLRIREAVGLPSRFVVIAEQDESIIVMDTENKPSIIWLDSVEITKLEEQDFISEPDVWENFSDFFNHILDDEEEERKY
- a CDS encoding RHS repeat domain-containing protein; protein product: MSQITASRSEQALWTASMQYNELGQEIERILPGDVISKWQYDVAGRPTHHRISSQNGDTRRRAYNWDVNQRLRSIVNELTGVKVTYGYDEFSNLVWSNQGGQFDFLHRSFDDVGNLYETKEKKDRVYGAGSRLLETKEATFSYDDEGNLIQKFEKNGDTWKYEYYGNGMMSKVIKPDNTEVTFKYDPLGRRIEKCSDEKTTSFVWDGNTILHECFTQNDSEKFENLVESSLQTDSEIVDNLVTWVFNDGFVPSAKITNEGNYSIISDYLGTPVEAYDEEGNKVWSAELDIYGRVNEFTGEKNFIPFRYQGQYEDVETGLYFNRFRYYSPSEGMYTQPDPIGLSGGIKLYSYVHDPNIWIDPFGLAKRGPKTDGKGPHNEMIKAWGDEVEANGGTVLNGGGRRQETLIETPGGNKQGRRPDIIYRDADGNKKWGNVGKTKKDGSPIKREQQALDDLNNVRGKHNVADPVEFRSYNHPEHNNKSSGTLCKKK
- a CDS encoding DUF2750 domain-containing protein, with amino-acid sequence MSGGFESSPEFKAMIKKSARDRYIYSVKRIADWEEAWSLKLNDGFVTTSDEEGNLSMPIWPFKEYAMKCIGDEWENCKPQKIYLNTLLEEILPNMSDDGTYVVVFKVPENPEVVRVSADDFKNNLLYECSQLE
- a CDS encoding RHS repeat-associated core domain-containing protein, with translation MVNELTGVKVTYGYDEFSNLVWSNQGGQFDFLHRSVDDVGNLYETKEKTDRVYGAGSRLLETREATFSYDDEGNLIQKVEKNGDTWKYEYYGNGMMSKVIKPDKVEVTFKYDSLGRRIEKSSNEKTMRFVWDGNTILHEYFLQNDSDKLENPVEYSSENKSEIPENLVTWVFNDGFVPSAKITDEGYYSIISDYLGTPVEAYDEEGKKVWSAELDIYGRVIEFAGEKDFIPFRYQGQYEDVEIGLYYNRFRYYSPSEGIYTQQDPIRLAGNNPTLYGYVSDPLMELDPFGLINWKKVIWTATRPKGTRQTYDVYQRDDINWDEIRSAGDKRYIGMTNRDAANKYGKAPQLSDGSFATLHHLGQDSRGALVEASTRYHGVGKYGQDILHSQFGRNKPHPNYPINRPKFDVDTREYWKTRCKS
- a CDS encoding RHS repeat domain-containing protein — protein: MIIPINTEEQLTAVINEKGEAYQFERDTKGNIIKEVGFDEIERTYERSLAGLVQRIQRPGDRWTAYQHDGLGNIIRADYYDDTWETFGYDKNGSLIETENEHVKVKLERDPSGQVIKEWQNDHWISSSYDELGNRSQITSSLGAKIDVARNEMGNVSQITASRSEQEQWTASMQYNELGQEIERILPGDVISKWQYDATGRPTHHSISSQNRDTRRRVYNWDVNRRLRSMVNELTGVKVTYGYDEFSNLVCSNQGDQFDFLHRSVDDVGNLYETKEKTDRVYGAGSRLLETREATFSYDEEGNLVQKVEKNGDTWKYEYYGNGMMSKVIKPDNTEVTFKYDSLGRRIKKSSDENTMKFVWDGNTILHEYFLYNNSDIFENIDEYSSQNDSEIPDNLVTWVFNNGFIPSAKITNEGNYSIISDYLGTPVKAYDEEGKKVWSAELDIYGRMVEFTGEQDFIPFRYQGQYHDLSSGLYYNRFRYYDPSMGMYTQPDPIGLAGGNPTLYGYVSDPNIYIDIFGLKQGGSYASVRATNIGGQVHHMPANSVSPVSYAKGPAIWMPTPDHLDTASWGSYNKGKQWRAYQKELIDSGKFGKAMEIDIRDVQRKFGSQFNDGIREMLEYAGDNGYITNAEQKD